From Solidesulfovibrio carbinoliphilus subsp. oakridgensis, the proteins below share one genomic window:
- a CDS encoding AMP-binding enzyme, with translation MLASLARSLEWTTASSGRESLTSRAAALFGLDQPPADIGDILAPFDSHRLESLASDIQARWTGERLVFRTSGSTGVPRECVQDVAWLVQEAHFLAGLFRDSRRVVALVPAHHIYGFLFSVLLPELLGVPVVDLDPLSLASLSGLLHSGDVVIGFPLSWKKAGEIGVRYPSAITGVTSTGPCPPEVIIQSLDLGLARMAEIHGSTETGGLGYRLRFREPYRLMDHWFIGDGDGVLHRTHPLVGAPVYFAFPDELVWEGERLYRPVGRKDKAVQVAGVNVYPEQVRRVLIEHPLVADAAVRPMRPEEGDRLKAFIVAAAAAPAPPAIIRALREYLINRLGAPEIPRSFTFGPAVPRNAFGKHADWDLSH, from the coding sequence GCTGGACCAGCCGCCAGCAGACATCGGGGATATCCTGGCACCGTTTGACAGCCATCGACTAGAATCCCTGGCATCTGACATCCAGGCCCGCTGGACCGGAGAGCGGTTGGTGTTTCGGACCTCCGGCTCCACGGGCGTTCCCAGAGAGTGCGTCCAGGACGTGGCCTGGCTTGTCCAGGAGGCGCACTTTCTGGCCGGACTGTTCCGGGATAGTCGGCGTGTGGTCGCCCTGGTGCCGGCGCACCACATCTACGGGTTCCTGTTTTCCGTGTTGCTGCCTGAACTGCTCGGGGTGCCGGTCGTGGACCTGGACCCCCTGTCCCTGGCGTCGCTCTCCGGACTGCTCCATTCAGGGGATGTCGTGATTGGCTTTCCCTTGTCGTGGAAGAAGGCGGGAGAGATCGGTGTGCGCTATCCATCCGCAATAACAGGTGTCACCTCCACCGGTCCTTGCCCTCCGGAAGTGATCATTCAGTCACTGGATCTCGGGCTTGCCCGTATGGCGGAAATTCACGGCTCAACTGAAACTGGCGGCCTGGGATATCGGCTTCGCTTCAGGGAGCCATACCGCCTTATGGACCATTGGTTCATCGGTGACGGAGACGGCGTGTTGCATCGCACGCATCCTCTCGTGGGTGCGCCGGTATATTTCGCGTTTCCGGATGAACTCGTCTGGGAAGGAGAGCGGCTGTACCGACCCGTCGGCCGCAAGGACAAGGCGGTCCAGGTGGCCGGGGTGAACGTGTACCCCGAACAGGTGCGCCGGGTACTTATCGAGCATCCCCTGGTGGCCGATGCCGCCGTGCGCCCCATGCGTCCGGAGGAGGGCGATAGGCTCAAGGCCTTTATTGTCGCGGCGGCTGCGGCTCCCGCACCCCCTGCCATCATTCGTGCATTGCGAGAGTATCTGATAAACAGACTTGGTGCCCCCGAAATCCCTAGAAGTTTCACCTTCGGCCCAGCCGTTCCCAGAAACGCCTTCGGCAAGCATGCGGACTGGGATCTATCCCACTAG
- a CDS encoding DUF4823 domain-containing protein, with the protein MVVIILEAIMAGAQVIITDGIVCMDNASSSIYIFARIYKFFILSLVSISLFCSGCAKKQISQMIVAGKLSSDKFSCVYVALPRDGTFGSIVYNGSGAKVASSLCLAFSEKSVQCKMAVSTLPFDRNLQMAKDVGCNYVVIPKILHWEDRNTPWSGKLDRASVQVDVYEVDQKRLISSSLIEATNQWATFIDNPPEVLLPAPFKKIVDSLY; encoded by the coding sequence ATGGTTGTTATTATTTTGGAGGCGATTATGGCTGGTGCCCAAGTAATTATTACTGATGGAATTGTATGTATGGACAATGCCTCTTCATCGATATATATTTTTGCGAGGATCTATAAGTTTTTTATCTTGTCGTTGGTTAGTATATCACTATTTTGCTCAGGATGTGCAAAAAAACAGATTTCACAAATGATTGTTGCGGGAAAGTTGTCCAGTGATAAATTTTCATGCGTCTATGTGGCTTTGCCACGTGACGGTACTTTTGGATCTATTGTTTATAATGGTAGTGGTGCTAAGGTGGCTTCTTCTCTTTGTTTAGCTTTTTCTGAAAAATCCGTACAATGTAAAATGGCTGTTTCGACGCTTCCTTTTGATAGAAATCTTCAAATGGCTAAAGATGTTGGTTGTAATTATGTTGTAATCCCTAAAATTTTGCATTGGGAAGATCGTAATACTCCTTGGTCTGGAAAACTAGATAGGGCGTCAGTGCAAGTTGATGTTTATGAAGTTGACCAAAAGAGACTTATTTCTTCCTCTTTGATTGAAGCCACTAATCAATGGGCAACGTTCATAGATAATCCTCCTGAAGTGCTTTTGCCAGCTCCATTCAAAAAAATAGTTGATAGTCTTTATTGA